One window from the genome of Natrialba magadii ATCC 43099 encodes:
- a CDS encoding glutathione S-transferase family protein yields the protein MNMLVDGEWRTDAHELTAGDGSFERQATTFRNWVQDDSDARFQPEAGRYHLYVSYACPWAHRTLVTRTLKGLEDAISVSVVDPYRAEDGWQFTPEKEGCTHDHVHDVDYLRELYVRAAPDVTCRVTVPVLWDTEEDTIVNNESEEIMRMFDTEFDEFADHTVDLYPEGYQEKVDQIIDNIYEPINNGVYRAGFATEQEPYDEAVAELFGALAHWDDVLADQRYLAGDRLTEADIAMFTTLVRFDNVYHTHFMCNVQYIREFDNLWPYLRDLYQTHGIAETVEMDHITEHYYTTHPDVNPHRIVARGPDLDFEAPHSRDELAGEPPAALVSSAGR from the coding sequence ATGAACATGCTCGTCGACGGCGAGTGGCGGACAGACGCACACGAACTGACGGCTGGCGACGGCTCGTTCGAGCGTCAAGCGACGACGTTCCGTAACTGGGTGCAGGACGATTCTGACGCCCGATTCCAGCCCGAAGCGGGCCGCTACCACCTCTACGTCTCCTACGCGTGTCCGTGGGCACACCGGACGCTCGTGACGCGGACGCTGAAGGGACTCGAGGACGCCATCTCAGTTTCGGTCGTCGACCCCTACCGGGCCGAGGACGGCTGGCAGTTTACACCCGAGAAGGAAGGCTGTACGCACGACCACGTTCACGACGTCGATTATTTGCGCGAACTGTACGTTCGGGCGGCTCCGGACGTAACCTGCCGTGTGACGGTGCCGGTTCTCTGGGACACCGAGGAAGATACCATCGTCAACAACGAATCGGAAGAGATCATGCGGATGTTCGACACCGAGTTCGACGAGTTCGCGGACCACACCGTCGACCTCTATCCAGAAGGATATCAGGAGAAAGTCGACCAAATCATCGACAACATCTACGAGCCGATCAACAACGGCGTCTACCGCGCCGGCTTCGCGACCGAACAGGAGCCGTACGACGAGGCGGTCGCCGAACTCTTCGGTGCCCTCGCCCACTGGGACGACGTGCTTGCAGACCAGCGCTATCTCGCCGGTGACCGGCTAACCGAGGCCGATATCGCCATGTTCACGACGCTGGTTCGATTCGACAACGTCTATCACACCCACTTCATGTGTAACGTCCAGTACATCCGCGAGTTCGACAATCTGTGGCCCTACCTTCGGGACCTCTATCAGACGCACGGTATTGCCGAAACGGTGGAAATGGACCACATCACGGAACACTACTACACGACCCACCCGGATGTGAATCCACACCGAATCGTCGCCCGCGGGCCCGACCTCGACTTCGAGGCACCACACAGCCGGGACGAGCTGGCCGGTGAGCCGCCGGCTGCGCTCGTCTCGTCTGCAGGTCGGTGA
- a CDS encoding bacteriophage holin produces MTGPIDTRALGLASGIFWALLIAVLELTAGTGYGERWRLLFEDIYPGYDRTPGDLLWGTTLAFVDGFSAGVSFGWLYNRLAE; encoded by the coding sequence ATGACTGGACCGATCGATACGCGCGCACTCGGACTCGCGTCCGGTATTTTCTGGGCACTGCTCATCGCCGTCCTCGAACTGACAGCCGGCACCGGATATGGCGAGCGGTGGCGGTTGCTCTTCGAGGATATCTACCCGGGATACGACCGAACACCTGGCGACCTTCTCTGGGGGACGACACTGGCGTTTGTGGATGGATTCAGTGCCGGAGTCTCGTTTGGCTGGCTGTACAATCGTCTCGCGGAGTAA
- a CDS encoding DNA methyltransferase, which translates to MADEGDGTGKHRQSRLLTDDDGTFDAERARDESLPVEDGEVIDTDDLADHQHYIAGRGIYDDRNRVNDLTGKEWKYATKSVIAERYPPDVQHDLRSEHGGQKPPRLCAELIGRFSKAGDTVLDPFAGVGGTLLGASFCEHEGTGLREAIGFERTERWTEIYAEVLECENAERRDRGEPELAAQDMRHGDCADLIEEVDDDSVDLLLTDVPYWHMDELEQTRNVHEARESKLGSFDVDETGDDGAEKEDGTETTGDATEPVGDTAETATKDDWLADMATKFDRFTDAVAPDGHVVVFIGDMYRDQSYKFLSADLARAIESTAPLTLAANLVWYDPTKDLHVYGYPFSFVPSMVHQNILVFRPDDTAD; encoded by the coding sequence ATGGCAGATGAGGGCGACGGGACGGGGAAACACCGACAGAGCCGACTCTTGACCGACGACGACGGCACGTTCGACGCCGAACGCGCTCGTGACGAGTCGCTGCCGGTCGAGGACGGCGAGGTCATCGACACCGACGACCTTGCTGATCATCAGCACTATATTGCGGGGCGAGGCATCTACGACGACCGAAATCGGGTCAACGACCTCACCGGCAAAGAGTGGAAGTACGCGACCAAGTCGGTCATTGCGGAGCGCTACCCGCCGGATGTCCAGCACGACCTGCGAAGCGAACACGGTGGCCAGAAACCGCCCCGACTCTGTGCGGAACTCATCGGCCGGTTCAGCAAGGCCGGCGATACCGTCCTGGACCCGTTCGCCGGCGTCGGCGGCACCCTCCTCGGTGCGAGCTTCTGCGAACACGAGGGGACCGGTCTCCGCGAGGCCATCGGCTTCGAGCGGACCGAGCGCTGGACCGAAATCTACGCCGAGGTACTCGAGTGCGAGAACGCGGAGCGTCGCGACCGCGGGGAACCCGAACTCGCCGCACAGGACATGCGCCACGGCGACTGTGCGGACCTGATCGAGGAGGTTGACGACGACAGCGTGGATCTGCTCCTCACTGACGTCCCCTACTGGCACATGGACGAACTCGAGCAGACGCGCAACGTCCACGAGGCCCGAGAGAGCAAGTTGGGGTCGTTCGACGTGGACGAAACGGGAGATGACGGGGCTGAGAAAGAAGATGGCACAGAGACCACCGGAGACGCAACGGAGCCTGTTGGAGACACGGCCGAAACCGCAACAAAAGACGACTGGCTCGCCGACATGGCCACCAAATTCGACCGCTTCACTGACGCCGTCGCCCCCGACGGCCACGTCGTCGTCTTCATCGGCGACATGTACCGCGACCAGTCCTACAAGTTCCTCTCGGCCGACCTTGCACGAGCGATTGAATCGACCGCTCCCCTAACCCTCGCGGCAAACCTGGTCTGGTACGACCCGACGAAAGACCTCCACGTCTACGGCTATCCGTTCTCGTTCGTCCCCTCGATGGTCCACCAAAATATCCTCGTTTTCCGCCCCGACGACACTGCAGACTGA
- a CDS encoding potassium channel family protein has protein sequence MKFVIVGYGRVGSRTSRILSEEGHDVVVVDNDPDRIDRASGDGFETVQGDGADEAVLVDADIETADAIGAFTPDLNANFAACMVGNHHDCRTALRIDEDYREEIYTRYADEVDEIIYPERLGAAGAKTAMLGGDFNAVTDLATNLQLTVLEIPDGSTAVGKRMSELELPESARIYAHGRARESLTIPLPGTELEAGDEVAVVTETSSADEVRTALQ, from the coding sequence ATGAAGTTCGTCATCGTTGGGTACGGTCGCGTGGGCTCTCGAACCAGTCGGATCCTCAGCGAGGAAGGACACGACGTGGTCGTCGTCGACAACGACCCCGACCGGATCGATCGGGCGAGCGGCGACGGCTTCGAAACCGTCCAGGGCGACGGCGCAGACGAAGCCGTCCTCGTCGACGCCGACATCGAAACAGCAGACGCAATCGGCGCGTTCACTCCCGACCTCAACGCCAACTTCGCCGCCTGTATGGTCGGTAACCACCACGACTGCCGGACCGCTTTGCGAATCGACGAGGACTATCGCGAGGAAATCTATACCAGATACGCCGACGAAGTCGACGAGATCATCTACCCCGAACGCCTCGGCGCGGCCGGTGCGAAAACCGCCATGCTCGGTGGCGACTTCAACGCCGTCACCGATCTCGCAACGAATCTCCAGCTCACCGTTCTCGAAATCCCCGACGGCTCGACCGCAGTCGGAAAGCGCATGAGTGAGCTCGAGTTACCCGAGTCGGCGCGGATCTATGCTCACGGGCGAGCCCGCGAGTCGTTGACGATTCCGCTGCCGGGGACGGAACTCGAGGCGGGTGACGAGGTGGCGGTGGTGACGGAGACGAGTAGTGCAGACGAGGTGCGGACGGCGTTGCAGTAG
- a CDS encoding NCS2 family permease, which translates to MGVTETIADYFGFDEYDTSLSTEAVAGLTTFLAMSYIIIVNPTILSSAIQIDGYTDTQTFQMIAVATILASIVATIVMAFWADRPFGLAPGMGLNAFFAFTVVIGLGVPWEVALAAVFVEGIIFIALTAVGARRYIIELFPEPVKFAVGAGIGVFLLFLGLQEIELVVADDATLVYLGNVATSPVAALSLVGLVLTFVLYARGVRGGIVLGILFTAISGWLLTLLGFVAPGELAPEDEYNQITNEGLSGIIDMITSVQYDFTPLIYGFVDGLGMITEEPLVFALVVFTFFFVDFFDTAGTLIGVSQIGGFLNEDGNLPEMERPLMADAVGTTVGAMIGTSTVTTFIESSAGLEEGGRTGFTALVVAGLFTLSLLFVPLMGAIPQYATYIALVVVGIIMLQGVADIDWNDPAWLISSGLTITIMPLTASIANGLAAGIMSYPLIKAAVGERADVSLGQWALVVAFIIYYIAYFATDAGMLAF; encoded by the coding sequence ATGGGGGTTACCGAAACGATCGCGGACTACTTTGGATTCGATGAGTACGACACAAGCCTGTCGACCGAGGCGGTCGCGGGACTGACGACGTTCCTGGCGATGTCGTACATCATCATCGTCAACCCGACGATTCTGAGTAGTGCAATCCAGATCGACGGCTACACCGACACACAAACATTTCAGATGATCGCCGTTGCGACGATTCTCGCATCGATCGTCGCGACAATCGTGATGGCGTTCTGGGCGGACCGTCCGTTCGGACTCGCACCCGGAATGGGGTTAAACGCCTTCTTCGCGTTCACCGTCGTCATCGGACTCGGCGTCCCCTGGGAAGTCGCTCTCGCCGCCGTGTTCGTCGAAGGAATCATCTTCATCGCACTGACTGCAGTCGGTGCGCGTCGCTACATCATCGAACTATTCCCGGAACCAGTCAAGTTCGCCGTTGGGGCCGGTATCGGTGTTTTCTTGCTCTTCCTCGGTCTGCAAGAGATCGAACTGGTCGTCGCCGACGATGCAACGCTGGTCTATCTCGGCAACGTCGCGACGAGTCCCGTTGCCGCACTTTCGCTCGTCGGATTGGTACTGACGTTCGTCCTCTACGCTCGCGGTGTGCGTGGTGGGATCGTTCTCGGCATTCTCTTCACCGCGATCAGCGGCTGGCTGCTCACCCTCCTCGGCTTTGTCGCACCGGGTGAACTCGCGCCCGAAGACGAGTACAACCAGATCACGAACGAGGGGCTGAGCGGCATCATCGACATGATCACGAGCGTTCAGTACGACTTTACGCCACTCATCTACGGCTTCGTGGACGGACTGGGGATGATCACTGAGGAGCCACTCGTCTTCGCGCTCGTCGTCTTCACGTTCTTCTTCGTCGACTTCTTCGACACCGCCGGCACGCTTATCGGCGTCTCCCAGATCGGTGGCTTCCTCAACGAGGACGGGAACCTGCCCGAGATGGAGCGCCCGCTGATGGCCGACGCAGTCGGCACAACCGTCGGTGCAATGATCGGGACCTCGACCGTGACGACGTTCATCGAATCCTCGGCCGGACTCGAGGAGGGCGGTCGAACCGGCTTCACCGCGCTGGTGGTCGCCGGTCTCTTCACGCTCTCGCTGCTGTTCGTCCCGCTGATGGGTGCGATTCCGCAGTACGCGACCTACATCGCGCTGGTCGTGGTCGGTATCATCATGCTCCAGGGCGTTGCTGACATCGACTGGAACGACCCTGCCTGGCTGATCTCGAGTGGACTTACGATTACGATCATGCCGCTGACGGCCTCGATTGCGAACGGCCTGGCCGCGGGGATCATGAGCTACCCGCTTATCAAGGCGGCGGTGGGCGAGCGCGCTGACGTCTCGCTCGGTCAGTGGGCGCTCGTCGTTGCGTTCATCATCTACTATATTGCCTACTTCGCGACGGATGCTGGCATGCTGGCGTTCTGA
- a CDS encoding glutaredoxin family protein yields MADITLYNLPGCPFCVKVQSKLDELELEYDVINVERDHAKRTEVEAVSGQTGVPVITDEATDVEGMHESDDIVAYLEEMYGA; encoded by the coding sequence ATGGCTGACATCACACTGTACAATCTTCCCGGCTGTCCATTCTGCGTCAAGGTCCAATCGAAACTCGACGAACTCGAACTCGAGTATGATGTAATCAACGTCGAACGAGACCACGCGAAACGAACGGAGGTCGAAGCAGTGAGTGGGCAGACTGGCGTCCCAGTTATCACTGATGAAGCAACCGATGTCGAGGGAATGCACGAAAGCGATGATATCGTTGCCTATCTCGAGGAAATGTACGGAGCCTGA
- a CDS encoding pentapeptide repeat-containing protein, which translates to MTSESECERERERERECERERQCQYEFDPDGWERTAETGNTLDTSELNADGTWRCHRSADGNDGYCRFHTPLAERDWDPSETGDALRDAVCSNPDGNDNDSDSDSDSDSDRDSDSDGKRDRRRSKQFIGAIFVSLDLRHETLATRDNYPIDLRHATIEQGVDLRKATVENPLQFDGAICNGDFECSTIRAQQSVSVADAHIDGDLRAGDARFDDRVSISNTVVTGDLSLPDATFGGRAVCRGVETGRGIDAPGARFGDDALFDRATAIEESSFSNASFQGEAFFSGATFAGGLNWWNVTVAGPTRFGGATIRQEAMFQDGTFEDVVRLTNVTVPSRAVFAQATFADRLLLTGLECDADSCLVDLSGAVLSGGRLETVASLTYDLSGAEVGPIEWGTKSDSETDGATGTEGNTDTENRTETVPLSLSQFIIENTHFDGFDFRDRTVRSALESSGWRLHEGNHGSEGAGDGDRDRDRDRDRDERQWSPETLESTYLKAKHGAKAVGDSKAAGEFFRHEMRYRRDGHAKRAREAGWSRSRIVDSGKWVANAIFGAVAGHGERPGRVVLTAAGIVAGFALLYAALWPGSPPYGGSVGYLMFSLESFVTLVLGGSVPVERTAVRLAAQVQAFVGAFLIALFVFTLTRSIQR; encoded by the coding sequence GTGACGAGCGAGAGTGAGTGTGAGCGTGAGCGTGAGCGTGAGCGCGAGTGTGAGCGTGAGCGCCAGTGTCAGTACGAATTCGATCCCGATGGATGGGAACGAACGGCCGAAACCGGAAACACACTGGATACAAGCGAGTTGAACGCCGACGGAACGTGGCGATGCCATCGGTCCGCCGACGGGAACGATGGATACTGTCGCTTTCACACCCCGCTTGCAGAACGGGACTGGGACCCCAGCGAAACGGGTGACGCGCTCCGAGACGCAGTCTGTAGTAACCCGGACGGAAACGATAACGATAGCGATAGTGATAGTGATAGTGATAGTGATAGAGATAGCGACAGCGACGGCAAGCGAGACCGTCGTCGGAGCAAACAGTTCATCGGAGCGATATTCGTTTCGCTCGACCTTCGCCACGAAACACTGGCTACTCGAGATAACTACCCAATCGATCTCCGTCACGCGACTATCGAACAGGGGGTCGATCTGCGCAAGGCGACAGTCGAGAACCCGCTCCAGTTCGATGGTGCGATCTGCAACGGTGATTTTGAGTGTTCGACTATCCGTGCACAACAGTCAGTCTCAGTTGCAGACGCTCACATCGACGGCGATCTACGTGCAGGTGACGCACGGTTCGACGATCGCGTCTCGATATCGAATACCGTGGTTACGGGCGACCTCTCGCTACCCGATGCGACGTTCGGCGGTCGTGCCGTCTGCCGCGGAGTGGAAACTGGTCGCGGGATCGATGCGCCTGGTGCCAGATTTGGGGACGACGCACTCTTCGACAGGGCGACAGCAATCGAGGAGTCGTCGTTCAGCAACGCCTCGTTTCAGGGCGAAGCGTTCTTTTCCGGTGCTACCTTCGCCGGTGGACTCAACTGGTGGAACGTAACTGTCGCTGGGCCGACCCGTTTCGGCGGTGCGACGATTCGACAGGAGGCAATGTTCCAGGACGGGACCTTCGAGGATGTCGTCCGACTCACCAACGTCACCGTTCCATCTCGAGCCGTCTTCGCACAGGCGACGTTTGCCGACCGACTATTGCTCACGGGACTCGAGTGCGATGCCGATTCCTGTCTGGTTGATCTGTCCGGCGCAGTGCTCTCTGGTGGACGACTAGAAACGGTTGCGTCACTCACGTACGATCTTTCGGGTGCCGAAGTTGGACCGATCGAGTGGGGAACGAAAAGCGACAGTGAGACCGACGGAGCCACTGGTACGGAGGGCAACACCGACACTGAAAACCGGACGGAAACGGTTCCGCTGTCGCTCTCCCAGTTCATCATCGAAAACACGCACTTCGACGGGTTCGACTTCCGGGATCGGACCGTGCGGAGTGCACTCGAGTCCAGTGGGTGGCGACTCCACGAGGGGAACCATGGAAGCGAGGGTGCAGGCGACGGAGACAGAGACAGAGACAGAGACAGAGACAGAGACGAGCGACAATGGTCGCCAGAAACACTCGAGAGCACGTACCTCAAGGCAAAACACGGTGCAAAAGCCGTCGGCGATAGCAAGGCTGCCGGCGAGTTCTTCCGCCACGAGATGCGCTACCGGCGAGATGGACACGCAAAACGCGCACGAGAGGCGGGTTGGTCACGGTCGAGAATCGTCGATAGCGGTAAGTGGGTCGCAAATGCGATCTTCGGTGCTGTCGCCGGTCACGGCGAACGACCGGGTCGGGTCGTCCTGACTGCTGCTGGAATCGTCGCTGGGTTTGCGCTCTTGTACGCGGCGCTTTGGCCGGGCTCACCGCCATATGGAGGTTCCGTCGGCTACCTGATGTTTAGTCTCGAATCGTTCGTAACGCTCGTACTGGGCGGCTCCGTACCGGTCGAGCGCACCGCCGTTCGACTGGCAGCACAAGTGCAGGCGTTCGTTGGGGCCTTTCTCATCGCGCTATTCGTGTTTACGCTTACGCGGTCGATTCAACGGTAG
- a CDS encoding transcriptional regulator — MSRSALVGNVTAMLEDAGFVVSDRCAIRPKSFDIAARRGEDLLLVKILGNIDAFNEATGHEMRRLGTYLQATPLVLGLRSRDEDLKPDVVYFRHGVPVLSPDTAYNLFIEDVPPLIYAAPGGLYVNIDGDLLADEREGRDWSLGQLATELGVSRRTVSKYEDGMNASVEVAMALEDLFNAPLTSPVDVLEGADDVHETDDTPDDPEADPDDKQVVAVLTRAGYSVHPTIRSPFKAVSKDEDDSEVVLTGHSKFTKAAEKRARIMSSIGHVTRTRSVYVVDRAKQESVDGTALVEREELENLRDTDELRDVIRERAEHEEAA; from the coding sequence ATGTCCCGCTCCGCACTGGTCGGCAACGTGACCGCGATGTTAGAGGACGCGGGATTCGTCGTCAGTGACCGGTGTGCAATCCGCCCGAAGAGTTTCGATATCGCCGCGCGTCGTGGCGAGGACCTGTTGCTCGTCAAGATTCTCGGCAATATCGATGCGTTCAACGAAGCGACCGGCCACGAGATGCGTCGTCTCGGAACCTATCTCCAGGCGACGCCGCTCGTGCTCGGTCTGCGCAGTCGTGACGAGGATCTCAAGCCAGACGTCGTCTACTTCCGCCACGGCGTTCCGGTCCTGAGTCCCGACACCGCGTACAACTTGTTCATCGAGGACGTGCCGCCGCTGATCTACGCCGCACCCGGCGGCCTCTACGTCAACATCGACGGCGATCTTCTCGCCGACGAACGCGAGGGCCGCGACTGGAGTCTCGGCCAACTCGCAACCGAACTCGGCGTCTCCCGGCGCACCGTTTCGAAGTACGAAGACGGGATGAACGCCTCCGTCGAAGTCGCAATGGCACTTGAGGATCTCTTCAACGCGCCGCTGACGAGCCCCGTCGACGTGCTCGAGGGTGCAGACGACGTCCACGAGACCGATGATACGCCGGACGACCCCGAGGCCGATCCGGACGACAAACAGGTCGTCGCCGTTCTCACACGAGCCGGCTACAGCGTTCACCCGACGATCCGCTCGCCGTTCAAGGCCGTCAGCAAGGACGAAGACGACAGCGAAGTCGTCCTCACCGGCCACTCGAAGTTCACCAAGGCCGCAGAGAAGCGCGCCCGCATCATGAGTTCGATCGGGCACGTCACCCGCACGCGATCGGTGTACGTCGTCGACCGCGCCAAGCAGGAGTCCGTCGACGGCACGGCGCTCGTCGAACGCGAGGAACTCGAGAACCTTCGCGATACAGACGAACTTCGAGACGTGATTCGCGAGCGCGCAGAGCACGAGGAAGCAGCCTAG
- a CDS encoding tRNA(Ile)(2)-agmatinylcytidine synthase gives MTIVGLDDTDSREHGMCTTYAAAQVAKQLRREAGAAVARTLLVRLNPAVEYKTRGNAALAIHTDCDPARAFEISQGVLESLAETRDERTNPGLVVADVDPDAGEDAIPASLARFSTRAIRDHLSRAAAETLITDHDYQSWHAGNGRGRIGALAAIGAWRALSDWTYEQISYREPERWGTPREVDHNSVFAAAAAGYPDVWDTVDRGENEPVCVPHTPGPILHGIRGDYPEAVHRVAEQIDSEPVYSSHLFVTNQGTDVHLRDVTVTVGADSGSGITEADTGAATTTTLQDGRAYRLDARVVAEPETRRGGHVFVDVEPKGVAVDDADSTASSPSTLSCAAFEPTKRFRDHVRALRPGDRLTVCGELAGGTLKLEKVAIRDLDTTDLVTPVCPDCERTMESAGRDQGYRCRDCGTDAPGKERTEIERGLELGWYEVPPCARRHIAKPLVRGGFDGPVHPER, from the coding sequence ATGACGATCGTCGGGCTCGACGACACAGATTCCCGTGAACACGGTATGTGTACGACCTACGCCGCCGCACAGGTTGCAAAGCAACTGCGTCGTGAGGCTGGCGCCGCGGTCGCTCGCACCCTCCTCGTCCGGCTCAACCCCGCAGTTGAATACAAAACGCGCGGCAACGCCGCGCTCGCGATCCACACCGACTGCGATCCTGCTCGCGCGTTCGAAATTTCACAGGGAGTACTCGAGTCCCTCGCGGAAACGCGCGACGAACGGACCAACCCGGGACTGGTCGTCGCGGACGTCGATCCCGACGCTGGCGAGGACGCGATTCCGGCGTCACTCGCCCGCTTTTCCACGCGCGCAATCAGAGATCACCTCTCGCGCGCTGCGGCCGAGACGCTGATCACCGACCACGACTACCAGTCCTGGCACGCGGGAAACGGCCGCGGGCGAATCGGCGCGCTGGCTGCAATCGGCGCTTGGCGCGCGCTCTCGGACTGGACCTACGAACAGATCTCCTACCGCGAACCCGAACGGTGGGGAACGCCGCGCGAGGTCGACCACAACAGCGTCTTCGCGGCCGCAGCAGCCGGCTATCCCGACGTGTGGGACACCGTCGACCGCGGAGAGAACGAACCCGTCTGCGTCCCCCACACACCGGGGCCGATCCTTCACGGGATCCGTGGCGACTACCCCGAGGCCGTCCACCGCGTCGCCGAACAGATCGACAGCGAGCCGGTGTACTCGAGTCACCTGTTCGTGACGAACCAGGGGACGGACGTGCATTTGCGGGATGTAACTGTGACTGTGGGTGCTGACAGTGGCTCAGGGATCACTGAGGCGGATACCGGTGCAGCGACCACGACCACCCTGCAGGACGGCCGCGCCTACCGACTCGACGCACGAGTCGTTGCTGAGCCGGAGACGCGACGCGGCGGCCACGTCTTCGTCGACGTTGAGCCGAAGGGTGTGGCAGTCGACGATGCGGACAGCACCGCTAGCTCACCGTCCACTCTCTCCTGTGCCGCCTTCGAACCCACCAAACGCTTTCGCGACCACGTTCGCGCACTGCGACCCGGCGACCGCCTCACCGTCTGTGGGGAACTCGCCGGCGGCACGCTCAAACTCGAGAAGGTCGCCATCCGCGACCTCGACACCACCGACCTCGTGACACCGGTCTGTCCCGACTGCGAGCGAACGATGGAGAGCGCGGGCCGCGATCAGGGCTATCGCTGTCGAGATTGTGGAACCGACGCACCCGGGAAGGAACGCACTGAGATCGAGCGGGGACTCGAGTTGGGCTGGTACGAGGTGCCGCCGTGTGCGCGGAGACATATCGCGAAACCGCTGGTTCGGGGTGGGTTCGACGGGCCGGTGCATCCGGAGCGCTAA
- a CDS encoding VNG_1110C family protein produces MSDPTRLRDSTQIVLPAEAVESLEPQLTEEFTITVFPEGENYCRIIGSPVEIKAVGEFLARRGVSVP; encoded by the coding sequence ATGTCAGACCCGACACGGCTGCGTGACAGTACGCAAATCGTCCTCCCGGCCGAGGCTGTCGAGAGTCTCGAGCCACAGCTCACCGAGGAGTTTACCATCACGGTGTTCCCGGAGGGCGAGAACTACTGTCGGATCATCGGCAGTCCAGTCGAGATCAAGGCCGTGGGCGAGTTCCTGGCTCGACGCGGCGTGAGTGTCCCGTAG